GGCACCGTTTGATGCGGCAGCCTGTGAAGTGCTGGAAGAGTTTCGACCTGAAGTCGTGAGCTTCCATTTCGGTCTGCCAGAGAAATCCTTGCTCGAGCGGGTCAAGGCAACCGGGGCGAAAATTCTCTCATCGGCCACGACGGTCGATGAAGCGATCTGGCTGGAACAGAACGGCTGCGACGCGATTATCGCCATGGGCTACGAGGCCGGCGGGCATCGCGGCATGTTTCTCAGTGATGATCTGAGCAGTCAGGTCGGCACGTTTGCCCTGGTGCCTCAGGTGGTTGATGCGGTGAAAGTGCCGGTGATCGCTGCCGGGGCGATTGCCGATGCTCGCGGTGTGGCGGCGGCGTTCTTGCTGGGCGCTTCGGCAGTACAGGTCGGCTCAGCCTATCTGTTCACGCCGGAAGCGAAAGTCAGCGCAGCTCACCACAAAGCGCTGCGCACCGCCAAAGAGAGCGAAACGGCGATCACCAATATTTTTACCGGGCGACCAGCGCGGGGTATTCTCAACCGCGTCATGCGTGAGCTGGGTCCGATGTCGCCGACGGCACCTGCATTTCCCTTGGCCGGTGGTGCACTGATGCCATTGCGAGCGATCAACGAAGCCGAATTTGCCAACCTCTGGGCGGGTCAGGCATTCACTCTCGGCCAAGACATCGGCAGCGCTGAACTGACCCGGCAATTGGCCGAAGGTGCATTGGCAAAACTCACTCGCCAGTGACGCTAAACGGAGTGAGGATTCAAGCATCCTCACTTTGGCTTTAACCAACACTTCCTGTTTGGCGGTATTTCGCTATATATTTCTCTATATAGCGAATACACCCTCGCATCGGCGCAGTCCACCTCCACCTCCACCTCCACCTCCACCTCCAACAACAACTGCCCTCTGCACCCGCCAACAACGGAGCTGTTACATGACCACTCGCGCATCACGTTTTGCCCCTACCTGCCTGGCCTCATTGCTCGCCGTCTTCGCCATCGGCACTGTTCAGGCTGATGAAGTACAGGTGGCGGTGGCAGCCAACTTTACCGCGCCGATCCAGGCCATCGCCGCCGATTTCGAGAAAGACACCGGGCACAAACTGGTCGCCGCCTACGGCGCCACCGGCCAGTTCTACACCCAGATCAAGAACGGCGCGCCATTTGAAGTGTTCCTCTCCGCTGACGACACCACCCCGGAGAAACTGGAAAAAGAAGGCGACACCGTCAAAGGTTCGCGCTTCACCTACGCCATTGGCACCCTGGCGTTGTGGTCGGCGAAAGAAGGTTATGTCGATGCCAAAGGCGAGGTGCTGAAAAACAACGAGTATCAGCACCTGTCCATCGCCAACCCGAAAGCGGCGCCGTACGGCCTGGCCGCCACGCAAGTGCTGGAAAAACTCAAACTGGCCGAAGCCACCAAAGCCAAGATCGTTGAAGGCCAGAACATCACGCAGGCTTACCAGTTCGTCTCCACCGGCAACGCCGAACTGGGGTTTGTCGCCCTGTCGCAGATCTACAAGGACGGCAAAGTCAGCAGCGGTTCGGCATGGATCGTCCCTGCGAGCATGCACGACCCGATCAAACAGGACGCGGTCATTCTGAATAAAGGCAAAGACAACGCCGCTGCAAAGGCACTGGTTGAATACCTCAAAGGCCCGAAAGCCGCTGCGGTGATCAAGTCCTACGGTTACCAGCTCTAAAATGTCGCTGACGAGTGCCGATTTCGCGGCGATCTGGCTTACCCTGAAACTGGCGTCCCTGACCACCGCGATCCTGCTGGTTATCGGCACTCCGATTGCCCTGTGGTTGTCGCGTACCCGCTCGTGGTTGCGCGGCCCGATTGGGGCGATCGTCGCCCTGCCCCTCGTACTGCCACCGACCGTAATAGGTTTCTATCTGTTACTGATGATGGGGCCGCACGGTTTTCTCGGCCAGTTCACCCAATGGCTGGGCCTGGGCACCCTGACTTTCAGCTTTACCGGGCTAGTGATCGGCTCGGTGATCTATTCCATGCCGTTCGTGGTGCAACCGTTGCAAAACGCGTTCTCGGCGATCGGCACCCGTCCTCTGGAAGTGGCCGCGACCTTGCGCGCCAATCCCTGGGACACATTTTTCAGCGTGATTGTGCCACTGGCGCGCCCCGGATTTATCACCGCAGCTATTCTTGGCTTCGCACATACGGTTGGTGAATTTGGCGTGGTACTGATGATTGGCGGCAACATTCCCGACAAGACCCGCGTGGTTTCCGTACAGATCTACGACCACGTCGAAGCGATGGAATATGCCCAGGCGCACTGGTTGGCCGGGGCGATGCTGGTGTTCTCGTTTCTGGTGTTGCTGGCGTTGTACTCCAGCCGCAAGACCCGCGCAGGCTGGAGCTGATTGATGATTGATGTACGTCTGAACATTGCTTATTCGGGTTTCAACCTCGACGTCGACCTGAACTTGCCGGGACGCGGCGTGACCGCGCTTTATGGGCATTCCGGCTCAGGTAAAACCACCTGCCTGCGTTGCATCGCCGGGCTAGAACGCGCCGAACAGGGCTTTATCCAGATCAACGACGAAGTCTGGCAGGACAGCGACAACGGCATTTTCGTCCCGCCACATAAACGCGCGCTCGGCTATGTATTTCAGGAAGCCAGCCTGTTTCCTCACCTGTCGGTGTTGGCCAATCTGCAATTCGGCCTCAAGCGCATCGCCAAGTCCCAGCGTCGGGTCGACATGGCGCAGGCCACCGAACTCTTGGGCATCGGTCATTTGCTAGAGCGCCATCCTCAGCATCTGTCAGGTGGCGAACGCCAGCGCGTCGGCATCGCCCGCGCGCTGCTGACCAGCCCGAAACTGCTGTTGATGGACGAACCATTGGCCGCTCTCGACAGCCAGCGCAAAAGTGAAATCCTGCCGTATCTGCAACGTCTGCATGACGAGTTGGAAATTCCGCTGTTGTACGTCAGCCATGCGCAGGACGAAGTTGCGCGGCTGGCGGACCATCTGGTGTTACTCAGCGAAGGTAAAGCGCTGGCCAGCGGCCCGATCGGTGAAACCCTCGCGCGCCTCGACCTGCCGATGGCGATGGGCGATGACGCGGGTGTGATCATTGAAGGCCAGGTCAGTGCTTACGATGCGCAATATCAGCTCCTGAGCCTGCAACTGCCGGCCACCGAGATGAGCATTCGCGTAACACATGCACCGATGAAGGTCGGCCAGACACTGCGTTGCAAAGTACACGCCCGGGATATCAGCCTGACCCTGCAGAACAGCGAGTTCAGCAGCATTCTTAATCGACTGCCGGTGACAGTGATCAGTGAACAATCAGCCGACAACGCCTCGCACGTGCTGATTCGTCTCGATGCGGGCGGCACCCCGCTGCTCGCGCGCATCACGCGTTATTCCAGAGATCAATTGTGCGTGCACGCGGGCCAGCGATTGTGGGCGCAGATCAAAGCGGTCGCGGTCCTCGCCTGAATCATTCGGCACGACGGCGATGGCGTGCGGTCAATCGTTTTACAGACCGCCGCGCCATCGAAGGAAACCGCCATGCCCGACACCGAGTTGATCGCCGAATTGCCATCCGACCTGCATTACGTCGATGACACCCAGCCCGGTATCACCCGCAAAAAACTGCGTGGCAAGTTCAGCTATTTCGAACCTTCGGGCCAACGCATCAACGATCCGGACGAAATCAAACGCATCAATGCCCTCGCGGTGCCGCCAGCCTATACCGACGTGTGGATCTGCCCCGACCCGCGCGGTCATCTGCAAGCCACCGGGCGTGATGCCCGTGGCCGCAAGCAATATCGCTATCACGCGCGCTGGCGCGAAGTGCGCGATGCCGACAAGTATTCGCGGCTACGCGAGTTCGGTCTGGCGTTACCTAAATTGCGCAAGCAACTGGAAGCGCTGCTGGCGGCGCCCGGCTTCAGTCGCGACAAGGTCATG
This region of Pseudomonas sp. R84 genomic DNA includes:
- a CDS encoding nitronate monooxygenase, with protein sequence MSQWPDTRILDLLGIELPIIQGPMAGATNSSMVIAVCNAGGLGSMPAAMLSLEQLREELNTIRQHTDKPFNVNFFCHQPPPADEQRASDWKHLLEPYYRELGVDFTAPTPVSNRAPFDAAACEVLEEFRPEVVSFHFGLPEKSLLERVKATGAKILSSATTVDEAIWLEQNGCDAIIAMGYEAGGHRGMFLSDDLSSQVGTFALVPQVVDAVKVPVIAAGAIADARGVAAAFLLGASAVQVGSAYLFTPEAKVSAAHHKALRTAKESETAITNIFTGRPARGILNRVMRELGPMSPTAPAFPLAGGALMPLRAINEAEFANLWAGQAFTLGQDIGSAELTRQLAEGALAKLTRQ
- the modA gene encoding molybdate ABC transporter substrate-binding protein, with protein sequence MTTRASRFAPTCLASLLAVFAIGTVQADEVQVAVAANFTAPIQAIAADFEKDTGHKLVAAYGATGQFYTQIKNGAPFEVFLSADDTTPEKLEKEGDTVKGSRFTYAIGTLALWSAKEGYVDAKGEVLKNNEYQHLSIANPKAAPYGLAATQVLEKLKLAEATKAKIVEGQNITQAYQFVSTGNAELGFVALSQIYKDGKVSSGSAWIVPASMHDPIKQDAVILNKGKDNAAAKALVEYLKGPKAAAVIKSYGYQL
- the modB gene encoding molybdate ABC transporter permease subunit, coding for MSLTSADFAAIWLTLKLASLTTAILLVIGTPIALWLSRTRSWLRGPIGAIVALPLVLPPTVIGFYLLLMMGPHGFLGQFTQWLGLGTLTFSFTGLVIGSVIYSMPFVVQPLQNAFSAIGTRPLEVAATLRANPWDTFFSVIVPLARPGFITAAILGFAHTVGEFGVVLMIGGNIPDKTRVVSVQIYDHVEAMEYAQAHWLAGAMLVFSFLVLLALYSSRKTRAGWS
- the modC gene encoding molybdenum ABC transporter ATP-binding protein — translated: MIDVRLNIAYSGFNLDVDLNLPGRGVTALYGHSGSGKTTCLRCIAGLERAEQGFIQINDEVWQDSDNGIFVPPHKRALGYVFQEASLFPHLSVLANLQFGLKRIAKSQRRVDMAQATELLGIGHLLERHPQHLSGGERQRVGIARALLTSPKLLLMDEPLAALDSQRKSEILPYLQRLHDELEIPLLYVSHAQDEVARLADHLVLLSEGKALASGPIGETLARLDLPMAMGDDAGVIIEGQVSAYDAQYQLLSLQLPATEMSIRVTHAPMKVGQTLRCKVHARDISLTLQNSEFSSILNRLPVTVISEQSADNASHVLIRLDAGGTPLLARITRYSRDQLCVHAGQRLWAQIKAVAVLA